In Pelmatolapia mariae isolate MD_Pm_ZW linkage group LG2, Pm_UMD_F_2, whole genome shotgun sequence, one DNA window encodes the following:
- the smyd5 gene encoding histone-lysine N-trimethyltransferase SMYD5 — translation MAAPVDDMFSFCVDPGKVSSCVEVRFIDNVKGKGLFAKRSIKKGETIFIERPLVSAQFLWNTLYKYKACEYCLRALETAEGNARRLSGIPGLSLPHPELCRVRPEQHQACPQCQVMYCSSECRQAAADQYHRALCLGPSEEDPDHPINKLKDAWRSMHYPPETSSIMLMAKMVAMVKQAKDKAHLQKLFTHFCSRTANEEEEIAHKLLGEQFRGQLALLHSLFKEALYDDHLSRWFVPEGFRSLFALVGTNGQGIGTSSLSQWVHACDALELPAQQREHLDSFIDQLYKDIEKETGDFLNCEGSGLFLLQSSCNHSCIPNAEVSFPDNNFLLHLSALCDINQGEEICISYLDCCQRDRSRHSRHKILRENYLFVCSCPKCVSQMDELDVTSEEEEEEEGVAEGETEGDEMEDEMTDV, via the exons ATGGCTGCTCCCGTGGATGACATGTTTTCCTTCTGCGTGGACCCCGGCAAAGTGTCCAGCTGTGTGGAAGTCAGATTTATCGACAATGTCAAG GGCAAGGGTCTCTTTGCCAAAAGGAGCATAAAGAAGGGAGAAACCATTTTCATTGAGCGGCCTCTCGTCTCTGCCCAATTCCTGTGGAACACTTTGTATAAATATAAAG CCTGTGAATACTGCTTACGTGCTTTGGAGACTGCAGAGGGGAATGCGAGAAGACTTAGCGGCATCCCTGGACTCAGCCTTCCTCATCCTGAGCTGTGCCGTGTACGCCCAGAACAGCATCAAGCGTGCCCTCAGTGCCAG GTGATGTACTGCAGCAGCGAGTGTCGACAGGCAGCGGCAGATCAGTACCATCGGGCTCTGTGTCTGGGTCCGTCTGAAGAAGATCCCGATCACCCCATCAACAAGCTCAAAGATGCATGGAG GAGTATGCATTATCCCCCTGAGACCTCCAGCATCATGCTTATGGCCAAAATGGTAGCTATGGTAAAACAG GCCAAAGATAAAGCACACTTGCAGAAGCTGTTTACTCACTTCTGCAGCCGGACAGCCAACGAGGAAGAGGAGATCGCCCATAAGCTCCTAGGAGAACAGTTCAGA GGGCAGTTGGCCTTGCTGCACAGCCTTTTTAAAGAAGCACTTTATGACGACCATCTCAGCCGG TGGTTTGTCCCTGAGGGTTTCCGTTCTCTGTTTGCTTTGGTGGGGACCAACGGACAAGGCATTGGCACCAG CTCTCTGAGCCAGTGGGTTCATGCCTGCGATGCACTtgagcttcctgcccagcagagGGAGCATTTGGACTCTTTTATTGACCAGCTGTACAAGGACATTGAAAAAG AAACCGGAGACTTTCTAAACTGCGAGGGGTCTGGACTCTTTCTGCTTCAAAGCTCAT GTAACCACAGCTGCATACCCAACGCAGAGGTGTCGTTCCCCGACAACAATTTCCTCCTTCACCTCAGTGCCCTCTGTGACATCAACCAGGGAGAG GAGATTTGCATCAGTTATTTGGACTGCTGTCAGCGGGACCGAAGCCGACATAGCAGACATAAGATTCTGAG GGAGAACTACCTGTTTGTCTGCTCGTGTCCAAAGTGCGTTTCCCAGATGGATGAATTGGATGTGACATccgaggaggaagaggaagaagaaggtgTGGCAGAAGGTGAAACAGAGGGGGATGAGATGGAAGATGAGATGACAGATGTCTGA